The Roseococcus microcysteis genome contains a region encoding:
- a CDS encoding flagellar basal body-associated FliL family protein, whose amino-acid sequence MAAAAKAETVGEAGGEGDAPRRSKKKLVLLALPLLLLGAGAGLWFSGVLPGLLGMNAAPPVEEAAAEEVDTGPRPAEPAVFVAMPDIVANLNSGNRRPVFIRLRSQIEVRGQADAAALQAAMPRLLDLFTTYLREVRPEELRGSAGTHRLREELIARANIAATPVRVTDVLFTEILVQ is encoded by the coding sequence ATGGCCGCGGCAGCGAAGGCCGAGACGGTTGGCGAGGCGGGGGGCGAGGGGGATGCCCCGCGCCGCTCGAAGAAGAAACTCGTCCTGCTCGCCCTGCCGCTCCTGCTGCTGGGCGCGGGCGCGGGGCTGTGGTTCTCGGGCGTGCTGCCCGGGCTGCTCGGCATGAACGCGGCCCCGCCGGTCGAGGAAGCCGCCGCCGAGGAGGTGGACACCGGCCCCCGCCCTGCCGAACCCGCCGTCTTCGTCGCCATGCCGGACATCGTGGCCAACCTCAACTCGGGCAACCGCCGCCCCGTCTTCATCCGGCTGCGCAGCCAGATCGAGGTGCGGGGCCAGGCCGATGCCGCCGCCCTGCAAGCCGCCATGCCCCGTCTGCTGGACCTCTTCACCACCTATCTGCGCGAGGTGCGCCCCGAGGAGCTGCGCGGCAGCGCCGGCACCCACCGCCTGCGCGAGGAGCTGATCGCCCGCGCGAACATCGCGGCGACCCCCGTGCGCGTCACCGACGTGCTCTTCACCGAGATTCTCGTGCAATGA
- the fliM gene encoding flagellar motor switch protein FliM — MSTEEDDLAAAWGAALDAEEESGTPAPAPTPDATRVLNQAEIDSLLGFEQAGEGEVGKSGIERMIHSGLVSYERLPMLEIIFDRLVRILSTSLRNFTSDNVEVSIDSIASQRFGDYLNSVPLPAMIAVFKVEEWDNYGLIVVDSAMIYSVVDVLLGGRRGTAAMRVEGRPYTTIERTLVERLICVVLKDLCDAFGPLTEVEFRFERLEVNPRFATISRLSNACVLTKLRIDMEDRGGALDLLLPYATLEPVRELLLQQFMGEKFGRDSIWETHLARELRDTAVSLDVVLDQQVMPLSAIIALKPGDRITLNAQPQAPVKLQCGPVALFEAEYGRRETRRAVRISQVLRAPSEVLGT, encoded by the coding sequence ATGAGCACCGAGGAAGACGATCTCGCCGCCGCCTGGGGTGCGGCGCTGGACGCGGAGGAGGAGAGCGGCACGCCCGCGCCCGCCCCCACGCCCGACGCCACGCGCGTCCTGAACCAGGCCGAGATCGACAGCCTTCTGGGCTTCGAGCAGGCGGGCGAGGGCGAGGTCGGCAAGTCCGGCATCGAGCGGATGATCCATTCCGGGCTGGTCTCGTATGAGCGCCTGCCCATGCTCGAGATCATCTTCGACCGTCTCGTGCGCATCCTCTCCACCAGCCTTCGCAACTTCACCTCCGACAACGTCGAGGTGAGCATCGACAGCATCGCGAGCCAGCGCTTCGGCGACTACCTGAACAGCGTGCCGCTGCCGGCCATGATCGCGGTCTTCAAGGTCGAGGAATGGGACAATTACGGGCTGATCGTGGTGGACAGCGCCATGATCTACTCGGTGGTGGACGTGCTGCTGGGCGGCCGCCGCGGCACGGCCGCCATGCGCGTGGAGGGCCGCCCCTACACCACCATCGAGCGCACCCTGGTCGAACGCCTGATCTGCGTGGTGCTGAAGGATCTCTGCGACGCCTTCGGCCCGCTGACCGAGGTGGAATTCCGCTTCGAGCGGCTGGAGGTGAACCCGCGCTTCGCCACCATCTCGCGCCTGTCCAATGCCTGCGTGCTGACCAAGCTGCGCATTGACATGGAGGATCGTGGCGGCGCGCTGGACCTGCTGCTGCCCTATGCCACGCTGGAGCCGGTGCGTGAGCTGCTGCTGCAGCAATTCATGGGCGAGAAATTCGGCCGCGACAGCATCTGGGAAACCCATCTGGCGCGGGAGCTGCGGGACACCGCCGTCTCGCTCGACGTGGTGCTGGACCAGCAGGTGATGCCGCTCTCCGCCATCATCGCGCTCAAGCCCGGGGACCGCATCACGCTGAACGCCCAGCCCCAGGCGCCGGTGAAGCTGCAATGCGGCCCCGTGGCGCTGTTCGAGGCGGAGTACGGCCGGCGGGAGACGCGGCGGGCGGTGCGGATTTCGCAGGTGTTGCGCGCGCCGTCGGAGGTGCTCGGCACATGA
- a CDS encoding DUF6468 domain-containing protein, translated as MSQLAFLLDIAVVLLLALTLPMAWRLDRMLRALRADREALASGADGLADATREADAVLTRLRAATEQADRQFGERLKAAGLAQDDLRYLLERAETIADRLEAAVQAGRPLAASPAAPGTPAPRSEAERELLRALGRVA; from the coding sequence ATGAGTCAGCTTGCCTTCCTCCTCGACATCGCGGTGGTGCTGCTGCTGGCGCTGACCCTGCCCATGGCCTGGCGGCTGGACCGCATGCTGCGCGCCCTGCGCGCGGACCGCGAGGCATTGGCCAGCGGTGCCGACGGGCTGGCGGACGCGACGCGCGAGGCCGATGCCGTGCTGACCCGGCTGCGCGCCGCGACCGAGCAGGCGGACCGCCAATTCGGCGAAAGGTTGAAGGCGGCGGGCCTCGCGCAGGATGACCTGCGCTATCTGCTGGAACGCGCCGAGACCATCGCCGACCGGCTGGAGGCCGCGGTGCAGGCCGGCCGCCCGCTGGCCGCGAGCCCCGCCGCGCCCGGCACGCCCGCGCCCCGCAGCGAGGCGGAGCGGGAATTGCTCCGGGCCCTGGGGCGCGTGGCATGA
- a CDS encoding MotE family protein, which translates to MRRWRPRLLPLAILAMAGLLLTRGLMLHDGFGAPAAAQAPAAAPEAPVAQAPAAQPEAPPDEIQAAERALLESLRERRLAIEAREAEAAQREMLLAAAERRLAQRIEQLGTLQQRLESETAAQDERAEQRLRQLVRLYEAMRPRDASVIFNDLDMEVLLPVLARMREARAAPILAAMQPDRARQATTELARLRARLAPSP; encoded by the coding sequence ATGAGGCGCTGGCGCCCCCGCCTGCTGCCGCTCGCCATCCTCGCCATGGCGGGGCTGCTGCTGACGCGCGGCCTGATGCTGCATGACGGTTTCGGCGCGCCCGCCGCGGCACAGGCCCCTGCCGCCGCGCCGGAGGCCCCGGTGGCGCAGGCGCCCGCCGCCCAGCCGGAAGCCCCGCCCGACGAAATCCAGGCCGCCGAGCGCGCCCTGCTCGAATCCCTGCGCGAACGCCGCCTGGCGATCGAGGCGCGGGAGGCCGAGGCGGCGCAGCGCGAGATGCTGCTGGCCGCCGCCGAACGCCGCCTGGCCCAGCGCATCGAACAGCTCGGCACGCTCCAGCAGCGGCTGGAGAGCGAGACCGCCGCGCAGGACGAACGCGCCGAACAGCGTCTGCGCCAGCTTGTACGGCTCTATGAGGCGATGCGCCCGCGCGACGCCTCCGTGATCTTCAACGACCTGGACATGGAGGTGCTGCTGCCCGTCCTCGCCCGCATGCGCGAAGCCCGCGCGGCGCCCATCCTTGCCGCCATGCAGCCCGACAGGGCGCGGCAGGCCACCACCGAGCTGGCGCGGTTGCGCGCCCG